The following is a genomic window from Verrucosispora sp. WMMD573.
GCCCCGGAACGGCTCCAGCAGCTCCAGCATCCGGGCGTCGTCGCCGCGCGGCTCACCGGCCAGGGCCCAGGCGACCGTGTTGGGTACGTGATAGTCGCCGACGCTCACCGCGTCCGCGTCGCCGTACGCGACCCGGACCACCTCGGCGGCGGTCCACGGCCCGACGCCCGGGATCGACCGCAACAGCCGGGTGGCCCCGGTCGAGTCGGCGCACTTTTGCAGGCGGTCGGTTACTCGCGCGGCCCGGATCAGCGTCTCGGCGCGGCGCTGTTCCACGCCGAACGGGTGGAAGACCCAGTACGGGGCGGCGGCGATCACCGCCGGGTCGGGCGGCAGCAGCAGCCGCACCGGGCCCGGGGCCGGCTCGGCGAAGTGGCGCACGGTCGCCGCGTACCCCCGGTAGGCCTCCTTGCCGGTGACCTTCTGCTCCAGCACGGCCCGCAGCACCCGGGGAAAGATCAGCCCGGTGGTCGGCATCCGTAGCCCGGCCTGCTGTGCGGCGAGCCGGGCCACCACCGGGTGGGCCGCGGCGAGTTCCCTGAAACCGGTCAGGTCGTCGCGGAGCCCGGCGACCGCGTCGGCGTGCTCGACCATCCAGCCGGCGCCCGGGCCGTGACCCTCGGCGACCAGCTCGCCGCCCTCGGGCCGCAGGGCCAGGGTGCCCGGCCCGTCGGGTGT
Proteins encoded in this region:
- a CDS encoding DNA-3-methyladenine glycosylase 2 family protein, translating into MTGNEPKARRVLRTPAGYRFAASVRPLTFSPYDPCARMIAGVFWWAARTPDGPGTLALRPEGGELVAEGHGPGAGWMVEHADAVAGLRDDLTGFRELAAAHPVVARLAAQQAGLRMPTTGLIFPRVLRAVLEQKVTGKEAYRGYAATVRHFAEPAPGPVRLLLPPDPAVIAAAPYWVFHPFGVEQRRAETLIRAARVTDRLQKCADSTGATRLLRSIPGVGPWTAAEVVRVAYGDADAVSVGDYHVPNTVAWALAGEPRGDDARMLELLEPFRGHRGRVCWLLEAAAVQAPKFGPRAPIRSFAHF